TTCATCTTTCTTCAAGAAGTTCTATATATCTCTCTAAAGTTCCATGTACGCTAATTACATTCTATTTTCATTACTGCAGTCAATTTTTGCATAAATCGAAATTTCTCCCCTCAACAGTGGAAACAAGGTCACTGGGAGGCTTTGATTTACAAGATTAGTTAAACAAAAAAGCTCAGCTCCTCCTTTGGAGATGCAACATAAAATGCAAACAAGCATGTTTCAACTTGCCCATTTGAATAGTGTCAGCTCATTATAAGCATTTCAAGCTTAATTTCCAAGCACACATGTTTCAACTTGCTCATTTGACACAAGTTATATTTGAAGTTGAATAAATCTATATGTTTCACATTGCAAGCCAACATCTACTGTTGGTTGTTAGTTGATAGAAATATAGCTGTAATTACTCACCAACTCTTCTTCAAATCATGGGATGCTATCATTTCAAACAGTAGTGTCAATAGAGATTAATTCTTCATAACAAAGGCTTGTGTACAGAAagcaagccaaaaaaaaaaaaaatctagccATAAGCAGCAACAGAcataaaccaaaaaaaaaaaaaattctaatcatAACCATCAAATGTATAGTGgtatttacaaatttaatattCTAACCACATTTTTTTATACACAAACTATTAGGTATTACAATCAAGAAAACAGAACATCCTGGAGAGAAAGGCATTACAAAGCCACTGACCTTGTTAGTTTTGTAAAGTATAAGCAACAGATACAAGGTGAGGAACTTTTCCATCATCAAACGGCAAGCTGATATACTCCCTGGCAAATTCCTCAGCAATTTCCCAAGCAAGCTCCCCATGTACAGCCTTGCAATACATATACAAAATAGTATTTGCAGCGCTATAGTAAAGAAGCAACAGCATTAGTAGTGTTGAAGTTACTACAATTTGCACAACAAATGCACAACTCTTCCATCCACCATTAGTGCCAATACCCAGTGTGATCCCTGAAACAGAGCTAATGAATAACAAAACACCCACCAAAAACCCAAAAAACAAAGATAAAGCCAAAGCCAGCCCTCTCATTCCCTTTATGAGAAAACTACTCCGCTTCAATGGCTGAAGACCCCAACTCGATTCCACTACCACAATAACGCCAAATAGAAACCAATTAACTTGCAAATAAACTAAAACCAATATCAAAACAATCGAAACAATTACAGAGAACACGATAAAATAAGGAGAAAATAACTCGACTTGAAACCCCAGAAGCTGAATCCCCATAACAACCACAAACAAGAGAAACCCAGTTGCGACAAATATGGCCAGAACAATAATTTGAGCTAAAATCGTTGTTATTATGAGGGGAAAGAAAGAAACCAAAGCCGATCTAATAGATGCTACGAGCTTGACAGGTCTACCATAGAAGCCATGGAGAACACTGTAGGTGATAGAACCAGCAGCAAGAAGGCCAAAAACAAAGACAAAGAGGGAGAAGAGAAGTGAGAGAACAAGGGTTTTGAGAGTAACAAAATTAGATGGGTCTTGATCAAGGAGGAAGGAAGTAGAGAGTAAGATTTTAGAATTGAGAGTGGAGGATGGAGCGAGGAGATTCTGAAGGGTAGGGTAGACAGTGAAAGAGAaggaaagaggaagaagaaagaagactGAGAGAGCGAGGAAATGGCGGGTGTGGGCATTGATGATGCGTTTTGATTCAGAGAAAACTGTGCAGAGGTCGATAGAAGGAGGTGCTGCAGTCGCCATGGAAGATTTGGGGATGATGGGGTGGAGAGAACAGAGAAGAATCCGATTGATTGGGAGGGAAAGGTCTGTCGTAAAGGTTGATGGCGTAAAGAAGATAACGAGCAAATGAGTCGCAAGCGATCGATTGGAAATTTTGTTTCCTGTTGTTGTTTGGTCGTCAGCTGAGGTGGGCTTTGGCGGGTGGCGGGCCTGCGGCGAAGGAGGAATGATTGAAGGGAAAATTTATATTTACTCCTTCACgtataacaaaattaattaattaatcttcatatttttaaaaatgaaaaaaaaattatctattaactatttaaaaatatcaagtttaattttttatttaaaattttcataatttatcattaaaatattaaatatatccaaataaaattaaataaattaaacagcacttcaaatatttaaaatgttttatttttttaattaaaaaatattttttattaactaaatttttttagtgtttcaaatattaaaaaatataaaaatataatttaaaaaatattttccctcAAATAAATAGAAtcttagttaaatttttaaaaatatattaattatttaatatattaaataaagtaattaattaGTTTCATGGTgactgaataataatttttattatttatatatatatacaattttttttgaCATAAACGAATAATCatgtaataaataaattgtttaattattttatttcttaaaaaatatatctattagcagttattattttatgagacttatgttttatatatatatatatatatattgtatgAAATTACTAACGTAATATATAATTTCTTGTTACTGAGAGATGCAAGTACTTATTAGTAACATTAAAAAGTTTGGTTattgtattttatataataatctaatttgtaatttaatatattagtgataataaataataatcgcTCAAAATAAGAACTCAAAATAAGTCATGAGTTTTAACTGCGTGGTAATAATATAATAAGTCAATACATAGTCCCACATGTAGAAAGGAAAATCCGGATACTATAATTCTCAATTCTCCATCAACACTCGCCTCATTCTGAAGAGATTGAATTTTCgcataaaattatcattaacagACACAATACAGTAGATTCTATTATGTTTGTAAATATAGAATTTTCGATTAATTAGTCggtgaaatttttaattaaataatcagTTATATCATTGTCAGATTTTCAAAAGATATTATAACTAATTTCGTTATCCTATAATATAAAAGTCAAAGattataaagataaaaatacataatttttacaCTGTTCTTGAATTCTAAgtaatttcttataatttttttaattttcaatttactgacttgagctgATGGAGCTGCTGTCATAAATACCAACTACCTCACATTCTTTTCATTATATAATTGATCAATTAGAGTACAACTCTATTTTCGATTACATCAATTAGAAAGATATatgataaaaattttctttaaagaaaatatatgataaagaatttctttaaaaaaaaataatatgctTACATTATTatacaatattattttattattataaattatgattctctcatatatataaattaatttatatatttttatttgtgaaAAGAAACTTCTCATTTAAGGGATTATTGGTTACTATTAGACTACacccctttttactttaaatatatggcttttaaaataaaaattaattattttacttttgtgGTCCTTTTGTGACTCGATATTctcatatttttctcttttttaaatttaactttttatttcccCTTTCCCGTAAAAGACGACTATCGATTAAGAAGAAAAtattgttgtccctattaagagctcTAGAGATATTTCGATCATCACTTATAATTTCTGTATAACAGGAATATTTCTcatatacaatccaatcaattttcagaatatgtagAACCTCTTTAGCATATTTATGACAGTAATTCCCGGACAGTTATCGCATTGGGATGAGGCCTTTCGTTAACATGGAAGAGTCATGGATCTGTTTTTgtggttggcttttcttcaaattttattgattcggttgtttcgaaatgtaatgttcaatggaagcttactagttattatgggtttccgaAATCACCTTGAAACCTTATTCaagttttatctcgtagaagtTCTCTTATGTGGTTTTGTTCAGGagactttaataatttatgctCGAAAGTTGAGAAAAATGAGGAGTATCtttatcaaattatcttatgtatGGGTTTAAACAGATACTTGAGGAGCATTTTTGCCacattatcttatgcagggtttgattttgaatgattataaatcTTTATTAGACTTTAAGACTGATATTAGATTTTAagactgatatttctgttaaatgGGTTATAGCTACTCATACTTTGGTTAGAGAATCTATCAGGTATAAGATGATATCCTTTTAATACAATAAAtagttttgctttaaaaaaaattaattaaatatttttaaatataaaaatatatttttaacatcaattaataatataaaaaatgtatttttttaaacaaatcaCTTATTTATTGTATTTGTTTTTACCATAAAAAAGCATTATCAAGGTTCTTTAGTAAAAAACTATAAGAGGGTACATTGTTTACCAAGGATTAAAGGGAATAAAgcaaaaatcaaatcgattggAATCAAACAATATGAAATGAATTGGAATCAAATATAAATCAAACCCAAATAAAATAATACCACTACTGACCTAAGCACGGTCATATCAATCGCCGATCAAACAATCGATCTATACAATAATCTTCATTGCGGAAGTAATCAAAGAAAACTGTTGACAACATTAAAAAGGCCAACGCAACAACAATAATATCAAAACCATCCAATAAATATGCAATAAACAGAAATACCAACACTCGGAAAAGAGATCCATTACAAACAAACTAAAAAAGCACTAAGCTGCCATTGATGGAGATGATGCGATAAAACTTTCGCTAGAACGATAACCACTGGAAGTATTCGGTGCGATCCTTAATTGCCATCGTCATTTATACAAGAAATCTCTCGAAAACAGGGTAAGAATAATAAGATGCAAAACAACTCCCCTTGAAAAGAACTACTAGAGACCTGGAAAATGATAAAACAACACAAAAAACAAAGAATATATTACTACTCAAGTAAGGGTATATGGATATAAAAAGAAATAGTGACACTAaaacaagatt
The Manihot esculenta cultivar AM560-2 chromosome 1, M.esculenta_v8, whole genome shotgun sequence genome window above contains:
- the LOC110600797 gene encoding uncharacterized protein LOC110600797 → MATAAPPSIDLCTVFSESKRIINAHTRHFLALSVFFLLPLSFSFTVYPTLQNLLAPSSTLNSKILLSTSFLLDQDPSNFVTLKTLVLSLLFSLFVFVFGLLAAGSITYSVLHGFYGRPVKLVASIRSALVSFFPLIITTILAQIIVLAIFVATGFLLFVVVMGIQLLGFQVELFSPYFIVFSVIVSIVLILVLVYLQVNWFLFGVIVVVESSWGLQPLKRSSFLIKGMRGLALALSLFFGFLVGVLLFISSVSGITLGIGTNGGWKSCAFVVQIVVTSTLLMLLLLYYSAANTILYMYCKAVHGELAWEIAEEFAREYISLPFDDGKVPHLVSVAYTLQN